The Humulus lupulus chromosome 3, drHumLupu1.1, whole genome shotgun sequence genome window below encodes:
- the LOC133824630 gene encoding 3-isopropylmalate dehydrogenase 2, chloroplastic-like, with amino-acid sequence MAATLQFHGKTFRPLALPSSASRYSPKPTRIMCSAVSQSKRYTITLLPGDGIGPEIISVAKKVLNLTAALEGIDLSFQEMPMGGVALDLTGVPLPEETLSMAKQSDAVLLGAIGGYKWDANEKHLKPETGLLQLRAGLNVFANLRPATVLPQLVDASTLKKEVAEGVDIMVVRELTGGIYFGKPRGFGKDENGEETGFNTEVYAGYEIDRIARVAFETARKRQGKLCSVDKANVLEASMLWRKRVTAISSEYPDVELSHMYVDNAAMQLVRYPKQFDTMVTNNIFGDILSDEASMITGSIGMLPSASLGESGPGVFEPIHGSAPDIAGQDKANPLATVLSAAMLLRYGLGEENAAKRIEAAVLDALDRGFRTGDIYSSGTKLVGCKEMGEEVLKSVESQVPAVV; translated from the exons ATGGCAGCTACCCTGCAATTCCATGGGAAGACCTTCAGACCCCTTGCACTACCTAGCTCTGCATCCAGGTACTCTCCTAAGCCGACTAGGATCATGTGCTCCGCAGTCTCCCAATCCAAGCGCTACACCATCACTCTGCTCCCCGGAGATGGTATCGGCCCTGAAATTATCTCCGTTGCTAAAAAAGTTCTTAACCTCACTGCCGCTCTCGAAg GGATTGATCTGAGTTTCCAAGAAATGCCTATGGGTGGAGTTGCCTTGGATTTGACCGGTGTTCCATTACCAGAAGAAACTCTTTCAATGGCAAAACAATCCGATGCAGTTCTTCTTGGAGCAATTGGAGG gtaCAAATGGGATGCAAATGAAAAACATTTGAAACCAGAGACTGGATTACTTCAGCTTAGGGCAGGCCTTAATGTTTTTGCAAATTTGAGGCCAGCAACTGTTTTACCTCAG TTGGTGGATGCTTCAACTTTGAAAAAAGAGGTGGCTGAAGGTGTTGACATAATGGTTGTAAGGGAGCTTACTGGAG GTATATATTTTGGAAAGCCAAGGGGTTTTggcaaagatgaaaatggtgagGAGACTGGATTTAATACTGAGGTGTATGCAGGCTATGAG ATTGATCGCATTGCTCGTGTTGCATTTGAGACTGCTCGGAAGAGGCAGGGGAAGCTTTGCTCTGTTGATAAAGCAAATGTGTTGGAG GCTTCAATGCTTTGGAGAAAAAGAGTCACAGCAATTTCCTCAGAGTATCCTGATGTTGAACTCTCACACATGTATGTTGATAATGCTGCAATGCAGCTAGTTCGCTATCCAAAACAG TTTGATACAATGGTAACAAACAACATATTTGGTGATATCCTATCTGATGAGGCTTCAATGATTACTGGAAGTATTGGGATGCTTCCATCAGCTAGTCTTGGGGAATCG GGACCTGGTGTTTTTGAACCTATACACGGTTCTGCTCCTGATATTGCTGGACAG GATAAGGCGAACCCATTAGCAACAGTGCTCAGCGCTGCAATGCTTTTGAGGTATGGTCTAGGAGAAGAAAATGCCGCAAAGAGAATTGAGGCCGCTGTTCTAGACGCACTAGACAGGGGTTTCCGAACCGGTGATATTTATTCATCTGGAACT AAACTGGTAGGATGCAAAGAAATGGGTGAAGAGGTATTAAAATCAGTAGAATCACAAGTTCCAGCTGTTGTATGA
- the LOC133821691 gene encoding polygalacturonase-like, translating to MSFILCLCPLIMLISSAAATTTTSYNVLTGFGAKPNGLTDSTEAFLRAWDAACASTYAALIYVPKGRYLLRPLAFKGPCKCPHITFRIDGTLVAPPDYRVLGGAENWLNFQSVSDVSIVGGALDARGPALWACKANPANSCPSGATTLSITYSKDIKITGLMSMNSQMFHIVINHCENVEMRGVRIIAHGDSPNTDGIHVQLSKDVVISNSSVGTGDDCVSIGPGTQNLWIERMACGPGHGISIGSLAKDMDEEGVQHVTVNQAVFTGTQNGIRIKSWAKPSKGFVQGVHFSNIIMRNVQNPIIIDQNYCPGKVNCPTQVSGIKIDNITYQNIKGTSATTVAMKFDCSTGNPCSGIRLEDVNLTLQNKPAQSLCANAIGMSFGTVLPHSCLST from the exons ATGAGCTTCATTCTTTGTCTTTGCCCACTGATCATGTTGATATCGTCAGCTGCTGCAACGACAACTACATCTTACAATGTATTGACGGGGTTTGGGGCGAAACCCAATGGCCTTACAGACTCCACCGAGGCATTCCTTCGTGCATGGGACGCTGCATGTGCCTCTACATACGCTGCCCTCATATACGTCCCCAAAGGCAGGTATCTGCTTCGCCCACTGGCCTTCAAGGGTCCCTGCAAATGCCCCCATATCACCTTCCGAATAGACGGCACCCTCGTCGCCCCACCGGACTACCGAGTGTTGGGCGGAGCTGAGAATTGGCTTAACTTCCAAAGTGTCAGCGACGTTTCTATTGTCGGTGGTGCGCTTGATGCCAGAGGCCCTGCCTTGTGGGCTTGTAAGGCCAATCCAGCCAACTCATGTCCCAGTGGAGCCACG ACACTAAGCATTACATACTCCAAGGATATCAAAATCACCGGACTGATGTCGATGAACAGCCAAATGTTCCACATTGTGATAAACCATTGTGAGAATGTGGAGATGAGAGGAGTCAGAATCATTGCCCACGGCGACAGTCCCAACACCGACGGCATCCACGTTCAGCTCTCCAAAGATGTTGTCATCTCCAACTCCTCTGTAGGAACTGGGGATGATTGCGTTTCCATCGGCCCTGGCACTCAGAATCTCTGGATCGAACGCATGGCGTGTGGTCCTGGTCACGGCATCAGCATCGGGAGCCTGGCCAAGGACATGGATGAGGAGGGAGTCCAACATGTGACTGTGAATCAAGCTGTTTTCACAGGCACTCAGAATGGAATTAGGATCAAATCGTGGGCCAAGCCGAGCAAGGGCTTCGTCCAGGGTGTTCACTTCTCGAACATCATCATGAGAAACGTCCAAAATCCAATCATAATTGACCAAAACTACTGCCCAGGCAAAGTCAATTGCCCAACTCAG gtGTCTGGTATAAAGATCGACAACATAACTTATCAAAACATCAAAGGAACATCAGCAACGACAGTAGCAATGAAGTTCGATTGTAGCACAGGGAATCCATGCAGTGGGATCAGATTGGAAGATGTCAACTTGACTTTGCAGAACAAACCAGCTCAATCCCTCTGTGCCAATGCAATTGGAATGTCTTTCGGCACGGTTCTACCTCATAGTTGCTTATCAACCTGA